A single window of Dendropsophus ebraccatus isolate aDenEbr1 chromosome 5, aDenEbr1.pat, whole genome shotgun sequence DNA harbors:
- the TPT1 gene encoding translationally-controlled tumor protein has product MIIYKDIVTGDEMFSDIYPIKESCGGLCYEVDGRIVTRVEGQIDDALIGGNASAEGCLDEGSDSTTISGCDIVLNHHLQETCFTKESYKQYIKDYMKAIKAKLEKNNPDRVKPFMCGAAEKIKDILGKFKDYQFYTGESMNPEGMVALLDYREDGITPYLTFFKDGLEIEKC; this is encoded by the exons ATGATCATCTACAAGGATATTGTCACCG GAGATGAAATGTTCTCTGACATCTATCCCATCAAGGAGAGCTGTGGTGGGCTGTGCTATGAGGTCGATGGAAGG ataGTCACCAGAGTGGAAGGTCAGATTGATGATGCTCTTATTGGTGGCAATGCGTCTGCAGAAGGATGCCTGGACGAAGGATCAGACTCAACAACGATCAGTGGGTGTGATATAGTATTAAACCACCACCTTCAGGAAACTTGCTTCACCAAGGAGTCATACAAACAGTATATTAAGGACTATATGAAAGC CATCAAAGCCAAACTTGAGAAAAATAATCCAGACAGAGTAAAGCCTTTCATGTGCGGTGCTGCTGAAAAAATCAAAGACATTCTTGGAAAATTCAAAGACTATCAG TTTTATACAGGTGAGTCTATGAATCCAGAAGGAATGGTGGCTCTTCTAGACTACCGTGAGGATGGCATAACACCCTATTTGACTTTCTTCAAGGATGGCCTGGAAATCGAAAAATGC TAA